The stretch of DNA TTTCTTTTGTTATTTCATCTAATTCATTTAACATACCAGTAAAAATTTAACTCTTGATGTAGCTCTACAAATCTAAAATTTTCAACAACTCTAAAACTACTCCATTTGTCCAACCAAAACCAATTTCATTAGAACTATAACCAAAAAAGATTTCATCAGAAACATTAGAAGAACATTCACAAACGTCGTATTTTTCAACTAAAGTTCCATATTTTGTAAATTCCTGAACTGTCATAGTTAAAAACTTGCGCGCAATGCGTTTAGCCTCTTCTTCATAACCGTAGCGCAGCAACCCTTCTACAGCGATCAAATTTAATGGAGCCCAACCAAAAGGCGCATCCCATTGATTTCCACTGACATGAGTACTGGTAAGAATTCCTCCTGCTTCTTCAAATTTATCTAAATTTTGCCAGACTCGTTGTGCTTGTTCGGCAGAAGCTATCCCTGCCCACAGTGGATAAAAGGTAGTAGCGTATTCGTATTGTCTTCGTTTGCCTGTACGGAAATTGTAGTCAAAATAAAGTCCAGCTTCTTGATCCCATAAAAATTGATTAATTCGCTTCTGACGTAAAGAAGCACGATCGCGCCATTGAGTTGCTGCCCCTGAATACCCTAAAATATCGTTAATTCTGGCAGTATCTGCTTCCATTTGATAAAGCAAGACGTTGAGACAAACTGGTGCGTAGTGAATGATATCTATACTAAAAGGTCCAAAGCGATTGCTAATATCAAATCCAGATTCTCGCATTGAGCGATCGCCTTGATAAAATAATTCAGTTAATTCATCAGTATCACGATTATAATACAAGTTGACATCATAATCATCGAATTTAAACTGACGATAATATTCTTTAACGCGGTCGTAATGAGTTCTTCCCTGTTCGTCTAATTCTGACATCACAACTTCTGGGGCGGGACCTTTGCCTAAAGCTGCATAATGGGATAATCCTGTAGTGGGGTTAAGATGGGGCGGTACATTCCAGTAATAATAATAACTTTCGATGGTTGGTAACATCGACTGTAACCATTGTCGGTCTTGAGTGTATTCATAAACTTTTAGAATGGCACGAGTAAAAATTGGTGGTTGCGATCGCGTTAATAAATAGGTACGATTAGCATTGAGAATGGTTCCGTAATGCTCGATTTCATAAGCTAACTGTTCCACCATACTTTTGGCTAATTCGATTTCTTTGTCTTGCAGCAGCCCTAAAATAATAAAGTAGCTATCCCAACCATACATTTCATTAAACCGTCCGCCAGGAACGACATAAGGATGGGGCAGATAGAGTAAACCGTGTTCTGTAACTGCTTCTGGTTCGGCTGGTAAAATCCGTAGTTCGAGTTTAGCTAATTCTTCTCTAGATAGTATTTGTTGTAAAGATGTTTTGATGCGCTCAAGATCTTCTTGAGGTGAAACATAAACTAACCAAGGTCGATTTCCATCATGATCGATTTTCGGGTCTTTTGCTGCTACTAAAAGATCTTTTTGAGAACGAGTTAAAGTTTTCCAGGTTTGTTTAATATAAGTTTTTACTGCTTTTATTTGGGTTGGGTTGGGAAAATCCATAATTTAGTTAATTGTTAATGGTTGATTGTTGGTCGCTACGCGCACCTTCGGTGAGGTTGATTATTCATCCCTCATAATTAGTAATTACTAACTGTTAATCAATTTAACTATTACTTTCTTGTAATTTATAGCTATTTTCTGGTAGAGATGGACGCAAACATAGATAAATTAAAGTCCCAAACAAAGGAACTACAGCTATGAGCCAAAACAACCAATTATAATTAATATTTCTTCTACTGAGATCGTCTTTAACTAAAGTAGGCAATAACAATACTAATAAACAAAAATCCAAACTCATCACATGAATAAATTTACTAGTTTGCCACTGGTAAATAAAATCTGACCAATTGCCATAAATTAAACCAAAACTCAGTAGCACGATCGCAGCTATAATTAAAATAATTCCAGTTAGACGAGCATCAACAATTTTGATGAAAAGATTTTTATCTCCCTGCCAAGTAGGATTAGATTGGCGCAAAGCTAAATAAGGAAGTAAAGCAAAAGCACCTACTCCCAAAGAAGCGATTGCAAAAGGTGCAGCTTTAATTTTTTGTCCATCGCCATCAATAAACAAAAAACAAGCATAAATCCCTGGTAAAACTCCCATGAGATTAAACAAAGCGATCACTAAAGGATTGATGTTATCCCAATTACCCGTAGAAAGATTAACAATCAAATCAAAAGTATTCGGTTGAGTAGCAGGAGCAAACAAAAAGGCATAACTCACAAAAGTTAGCCAAATTAATCCAAAAACAATTTTTCTCGACATAATCTAGTTAATTTAAGTCATGCATATTTATATAAAGAAAGATAACAAATCTTTAATTAAACTGTTATTGATGAAGCTATACGGTAGTTTCCTAAATTATTGACAACTGAGCAGTAGAACCAAAAAAAACGTGTCTGTTGTTACTAAAAATGAGAAGATAGAAATTCTACCTGAAGTGCGATCGCTATAGGGATTGTTAACGATAAGATCGAGAATAAGTTTTCTGGCCAATTTATCACCATCCCCAAAAAGTTTACTGACGAGAATCCAATCAAAGAAGAATGGTACAAACTCCAATTTCTCCCGACAAAAAATTGTCCAAGCTAGAAGGATTGAAAGAAAAAAGCAATTTTTTACGAGAACCTCTAGCTACCGAATTATTAGAAGATACTACTCACTTTAGTGAAAATGCTATTCAACTCTTAAAATTTCATGGCTCTTATCAACAAGATAATCGTGATAATCGAGTCAAAGGTCAAGAAAAAGATTATCAAATGATGCTGCGTACACGTTCTCCTGGAGGGTTTATTCCAGCAGAATTGTATTTAACTTTGGAGCGACTTTCTGAAGAATACGGCAATCATACCCTTCGAGTTACTACCCGCCAAGGTTTTCAAATTCACGGCATTCTCAAAAAAAATCTCAAAACAACGATTAGTGAGATTGTTCGTAGTATGGGGTCGACTTTAGGTGCTTGTGGAGATCTCAACCGTAACGTTATGGCACCTCCTGCGCCCTTTAAAAATAAGCCTGAATATCAGTATGCTTGGGAATATGCCAATAAAATTGCTGACTTACTAACTCCTCAAACCGGTGCCTATTATGAAATTTGGCTTGATGGAGAAAAAGTTATTAGTGCTGAAGAAGCTGAAGAAGTCAAAGCAGCTAGACAACGCAATGGTAATGGCACGATTTTTCATGACTGTGAAGAACCAATTTACGGTAAACACTATATGCCTCGGAAATTTAAATGTAGTGTTACCGTGCCAGGAGACAACTCCATTGATGTCTATACCCACGATGTCAGTTTGGTAGTCATTACCAACAAAAAAGGTAAATTAGAAGGGTTTAATATTCTGGCTGGTGGCGGTTTAGGTAGAACTCACAAAAAAGAAGATACCTTTCCTCGCATAGCGGATCCGATTGGTTATGTCGCCAAAGAAGATGTTTACGACTTGATGAAAGCCATTGTCGCAACTCAAAGAGATTATGGCGATCGCTCTGACCGTCGTCACGCTAGAATGAAGTATCTACTCGAAGATTGGGGTGTAGATAAATTTAAAGCCAAAGTAGAAGAATATTTTGGTAAGTCAATTGCACCGTTTAAAGATTTACCAAAGTGGAAATATCAAGATTTCTTAGGTTGGCATGAACAAGGAGACGGCAAACTCTTTTTAGGTATTTCTGTAGAAAACGGTAGAGTCAAAAATGAAGGCAAATTTCAGCTAAAAACAGCCCTACGGGAGATTATCGAACAATTTCATCTACCGATGCGTTTAACTGCCAATCATAATATCATTCTCTATGATATTGAACCTACCCAAAAGCAGAGCATCGCAAAAATTCTGACCAAACGAGGAATCGAACTCAATCCAGAGGCAATTGATCCTTTAATCCGTTATTCTATGGCTTGTCCTGCCTTCCCTACTTGCGGTTTAGCAATTACGGAATCAGAACGCGCCCTACCTGGAGTTATCGCTCGTCTGCGTACTTTATTGGATCATTTAGGAATGGCAGAGGAAAACTTTGTAGTTCGTATGACTGGTTGCCCCAATGGTTGCGCTCGTCCTTATATGGCAGAATTAGGCTTTGTGGGTATTGTACCTGAAACCTATCAAATCTGGTTAGGAGGAACGCCCGATCAAACTCGATTAGCTAAACCCTATACCGATAAAATGCCTGTAGAAGATCTAGAAACCTTCTTTGAGCCAATTTTTGTCTATTTTAAACAAAATCGCCAACCAGAAGAAAGTTTTGGTATCTTTTGTGACCGCGTTGGGTTTGATGCCCTACGCCAATTTTCTGCAAACTACACCTTAGGAAGTTATATGGAAACAGATACTAGCAAAAAACGCAAATTCCGCAAAAACCAACAACGAGTTAGTGTACCAGATGAGCTTTTC from Stanieria cyanosphaera PCC 7437 encodes:
- the sir gene encoding sulfite reductase, ferredoxin dependent, which gives rise to MVQTPISPDKKLSKLEGLKEKSNFLREPLATELLEDTTHFSENAIQLLKFHGSYQQDNRDNRVKGQEKDYQMMLRTRSPGGFIPAELYLTLERLSEEYGNHTLRVTTRQGFQIHGILKKNLKTTISEIVRSMGSTLGACGDLNRNVMAPPAPFKNKPEYQYAWEYANKIADLLTPQTGAYYEIWLDGEKVISAEEAEEVKAARQRNGNGTIFHDCEEPIYGKHYMPRKFKCSVTVPGDNSIDVYTHDVSLVVITNKKGKLEGFNILAGGGLGRTHKKEDTFPRIADPIGYVAKEDVYDLMKAIVATQRDYGDRSDRRHARMKYLLEDWGVDKFKAKVEEYFGKSIAPFKDLPKWKYQDFLGWHEQGDGKLFLGISVENGRVKNEGKFQLKTALREIIEQFHLPMRLTANHNIILYDIEPTQKQSIAKILTKRGIELNPEAIDPLIRYSMACPAFPTCGLAITESERALPGVIARLRTLLDHLGMAEENFVVRMTGCPNGCARPYMAELGFVGIVPETYQIWLGGTPDQTRLAKPYTDKMPVEDLETFFEPIFVYFKQNRQPEESFGIFCDRVGFDALRQFSANYTLGSYMETDTSKKRKFRKNQQRVSVPDELFPRLKDAAKQEGRPMNQIIADALNDYFTKRGNN
- a CDS encoding trehalase family glycosidase, whose protein sequence is MDFPNPTQIKAVKTYIKQTWKTLTRSQKDLLVAAKDPKIDHDGNRPWLVYVSPQEDLERIKTSLQQILSREELAKLELRILPAEPEAVTEHGLLYLPHPYVVPGGRFNEMYGWDSYFIILGLLQDKEIELAKSMVEQLAYEIEHYGTILNANRTYLLTRSQPPIFTRAILKVYEYTQDRQWLQSMLPTIESYYYYWNVPPHLNPTTGLSHYAALGKGPAPEVVMSELDEQGRTHYDRVKEYYRQFKFDDYDVNLYYNRDTDELTELFYQGDRSMRESGFDISNRFGPFSIDIIHYAPVCLNVLLYQMEADTARINDILGYSGAATQWRDRASLRQKRINQFLWDQEAGLYFDYNFRTGKRRQYEYATTFYPLWAGIASAEQAQRVWQNLDKFEEAGGILTSTHVSGNQWDAPFGWAPLNLIAVEGLLRYGYEEEAKRIARKFLTMTVQEFTKYGTLVEKYDVCECSSNVSDEIFFGYSSNEIGFGWTNGVVLELLKILDL